In Leopardus geoffroyi isolate Oge1 chromosome D1, O.geoffroyi_Oge1_pat1.0, whole genome shotgun sequence, the genomic stretch TGACATAAAGGGAAGAaacctgcctggggtgggggtgggggggggcggggggttcaCCTCCTCAAGCAGGATTCTGGCACAGGCAGGCAGGAAAGAGCCAGAGCTGAGAGGGAGGTTGAACAGGTTTACTGTTATACGGAGACGCTGGACccgaagaggaaaagagagaggggcttCCTGCggtggagtgggggtggtggggggggagggggcagagccgGGATTCATTCAGAGTCACTCTGGCGTTGGACCAGAGGTGGCTTGTGACGATGATGGTAATGTTGATGGGGAACTAGGTTGCTGGAAACACTCAGGATTTCCCCACCTCGCGTTCAAATTTAGAAAAAGCTCTGAGATTAGGGGTATGAGAGTAGGTGCAGCCCAGACCAAGACCCGATAGCATGATCAATCTCTCCCCCAAACAATATTTTCTTTGCCTACATACCCCCAAATTGACACCACACATGAGATCCAAGCAATGTTTTTAATGTAGAACAGGCTtgggcagtgagggaggggagtTGTTCAAGTGTGCACACGATTTAAGTAGGAAGAATTCAAAATAGGctacttcctctcccctcccttcccccttcccttccctccctctccatgaGGTGGTGCGCTGGGGGCGTCGGCTGGAGGCACCTGGGCTTCCGGTACCCCCAGCATCCTGTCAGTGGCAGCATGACTATCTCTGCCTGTGGCCATAAGGGCCTGTAGATTGGCATCCCGATAAGTAAAACCCATGGCCCTCAGATGTTCCAGTTCTCGCTGGTAGAGGCCTTCAGTGAGGGGGGATGAGGGTAGTGAGGATTGAGTGGACTGGAAGCAGGCATTGTCCAGTGCATGGAGAAGCTGAAGAACAGCCAAGGTGGGTTGTATGGAGTCtgctctctggccctgccctccagccctaGCTTCAGGGCACTGTCTAGTCCCGTGTGGCCTACCCTGGCCCCATAAGTAAGGTCCCAGCCCAGCCACCTCCTTGGACAGTATCTGCAGGCCCTTTTCTATCTGTATCAATGCCTGCAGTGCTCGTGGATTGGTCAGGATGGAAAGCAGTGGCATGTGATGTCTCAGGGGGCTTCCAGTTGCCAACTGGTGGAGAAAAGCTGGATTCTGCTGCAGGACATGCAAGGTTCTATGCAAGGCAGAGGGTGAGGGTCTAAGCTGACCCGTTAAAGTGGTTTTCCCTGTGGGCTGCTGACCATCCTGAAAGAGAAGATCCTGGCCCAAACTTACATCTGGCATACCAGTCCCGTATCCTGAATTGGCCTGATTTGAGGCCACGCTCCTGGCCTGGGTAACCTCTTCTGCACTGACCTTTTGTGCAAATGGCCTGGCAGGTGCTGAGGCTGTGGGGATGTTGGTAGTAGTGTCAGTACTGCTGTGAGCATTGGCCTCCTCTTTATAAAGCTCTGAACTTGGGTTGTGGCCTTTGGAGGCAAGTAATGGGGCCAGAGTGAAGAGCATGAGCTGCTGGATATCAGAGCAGACTGGATGCATAGCATTGTCACCACCTGGCACTGCCTTCAAGGCCTCTAGCCCCCGCTTGTCTGCCTGCAGGAGCTGCTGTTGCCGGGCTGGGTTCTGCAAGGTTTCCAGAGCCTTAAGAGCTGGCTCAGATTTCTGTACTGGCCTTGAGGATACAGGAGCATGGCTGGCATTGGCTGCTTTCTCATTTGCCAGGCCTTGGACCATAGGGTCTTCCGAGAAGACCATTAAGAGTTGAGCCATCTGGCCAAGAAAGTCAGCCAGATCAGGGGACCTCTGGGCCAGCCGGCCCAGCCTGGCCAGCATCCCAGCACTGTCCGAGGTGGACCGTCCAGAGCGATGCACACAGTGGCCGGTGGGGCCTAGCAGAGTTCCGGGACCAGGTGGAGTTCCTTTCAGATGTGTCCTCACCACCAAGTGGACCGTAGTGCCATCAAGGATGCCACGCTGGCTCAGTATGTCTTGATCCCGGAGGATCTTTCCAGTGAAAATGAGCACCAACTGGTCAGTGTTATAGTGAAGTCGTTTAGAGATCTGTTTCTTAAAGTGGTGGACACTACTATTTTCTGCCAACATAAATTCCTGGCAGTCCTGTGGGGTCTTGACAGACACTCTGATGATGCGTGATGACGGCTCCCTACAAGACACCAGTCGGCTGTCCCCTGCTTCTTCCCTAGCCCGGGCCATATGTCCTCAAGCGTGGAATGCAGGGCCACCTGCGGACATGTAGAAGCCCAGATGCAGCACTAAGCACACCTGGATGCAGGGACCATAGGTGTTCAGGGACATCCACTCACCCACGAACTCCAGACACCACTTCCTAATGCAGCCCTGCAGCCACCTGGCTCCCATAGGGTGTCAGCAGCCCTTCGCCAGGGCCAGCCTCAGGGAATATGATGTCAGTGATGAGGTCACAGTTGAGAAGTAGAccagaatgggggaagggcagaggtcTCTTCTCCCTGTGTGAGGTTGGCTCTGTTTACAATTCGACTTAAATAGcaatagaaggggcgcctgggtggcgcagtcggttaagcgtccgacttcagccaggtcacgatctcgcggtccgtgagttcgagccccgcgtcgggctctgggctgatggctcggagcctggagcctgtttctgattctgtgtctccctctctctctgaccctcccccgttcatgctctgtctctctctgtcccaaaaataaataaacgttgaaaaaaaaattaaaaaaaaaaatagcaatagaaaaaaattaaatgtttctgtCTAGAAACATGTTTTGCACCAGCCTATTTTGCTGTTGAAAATCATACCGCCTGAGTTTTTGGTAAACGAATGTAACTGAGCAGAAAAGGCACTGGCTTAAGAATCTGGCTCAGGAAGTGCTGATTCTAGTCACCTGTCATTCACTAAATTACTGTACTAGGACCATGGCCCAGTCAAGGCCATAAGTTCCCTTGTTTCTAAATGAATGGAGTGAAGATAAGTATAACCAGTCCATTTGGCCTCATCCGAGGCTTGTAGGAAGCTTGTATCTCTGAGGCCTACCACGCTGAGTGACTTATTGACATGGTTCTAAGAAAAACAGCATCATGTTCCCCAAGAATTTGTGAACTCAGTTGTTCTTAGAGAGATCAAGTCGGATCTCAACTCTCGAGGATCAGAGCTGAGACAAAAGAAATTATGAGAAAGTAATTCTACTCTAGGTCTTGATGACTTAATAATGATTAGATTTAAGatacatttgaaaaggaaattgtCACTTGGGAGGGGACATATTTCAgctgaaaaagcagaaaatggtGACTCTCTAAGGCACTGTTTTGACCACTCCAGGCAGGTGAGACCCCAGGTAAAGTCTGTCAGATCTCTGAGGTGATTGTATTTTAACTGTGAAGATGTCAGGCTGTCAGTCTTTGCCATTATATACTTGACCCTTTTTCTGATTCCGTAATTCCCAAGGACTATAAATTTAGAACTTGGCTGTCTACAAGACCACCTTCAGAAGGTTCTGCTAGACGTGGGGAACATGAGCATCTAGATCCCTCTACATCTAAATTGTTTATGGGACATTGATATATGCTCTTAAACTTGGgataattgaaaatttttaatgtttatttatttttgagagagagagagagtgagtgggactgagtgggagaggggcagagagagtgatggggagagggaatcccaaactgtcagtgtggagcccaacatggggctcgaaaccacaaaccacgagatcatgacctgagccgaagtcggatgcttaaactactgaagccacccaggggccccaaacgTGGACTAGTTTGAATCAGCATCTCCTGTATTAAACTAATAGCAGGACTCTGATAAGTTGTAATTTCTGAGTTTAAAAGAGCTCCTCAGTCCTGTAACCTGTAACTTCATACAGTGAGCGTCATGGCTGGCTGGTAGCAAGCAGTCTAGTGGGCCTCTCCTCGGAATGCCCAGACCTCAGAACAACTTCTATCGTATGAATATTATTAGCAAACAATTCCTTGTGGGAATTTTCTTTGAGTTTCACCCAGCAGAATTGGACAGTCAAATTAACTTTCCTGGCTTTTCATTAACTAATAAATTAATCTGTAACAGGAATTAAAGAACATTCCAGGTAACAGTTCTCCAGAATTGCCTTCGCATATCTCATGTTTCCAGGGATTTTTCCTCCCATGTAGCCTGTGAGGTGAACCATTTCCTTGTCTCCTCTCTCACAGGTTCTCTTGTCAGGTGGGTGCTCGGGAAGGAGACATGTCAGATCCTGACAATAGAACCTGTAAGAGAGGAGACAAGGGGACCATTCATACACTTGTGTCTCAATGAGGATGCTTTTCCCACATTGTCCACTGAGTTATTTAGCACAGGAATCTCACTTCATCCTTCCTGAGAATCTGACACCATTTGAATATTTTACAGTGTACttatattcattttatcattagaaaataaaacaatcaacttgctattttatttaatcaattaaAACTTACTACCCAGGGGGAAAATGGGGAACATGGGCTCCTTAGAGTAAAGTAGCCCTGGTTTAAATCCCACTCCTACTACTTTATAACCATCAATAAGTCACTTATCCTTTTTGTAAGCCAGAGTTTTATCATCTATAAATGGGTAGTTTTTCATAGATTTGTTTCAGAGATTCAAGGAGATAATGCATACAAAGTGCCATCcaaagtacctggcacagagaacACACTTGTCAAATTGAGTATGACTTCAATACCACAGTCAATGCCAAGCTTTGGCACATCCTGTGGTCAGGTCTGTAACTAGACTGGGAGACAAGGAGAATAGGTATGTCTGTTAGAGTTGACCAAGTGTCCAGAGGCATATTCAGCTGCAGATGATGGAGACAACTCCAAATGGACTGGTGAGGGAAGTGTGGTCTCCTCTTAGGAGTCCAACCAGTTCAATAAAGCTCTGACTTCATGCACCTGCCTTAAAGTTTATTATATTAAGATCTAATTTCCAGAAAACATATTACATTCCCATAGGTTAAGGTTTTCCCATCTCAATAATAGTTTTATTAGACATCAAACTCTATGAAAAGCTTATTATTAAATGCAGTTTCAGTGTTTTTGTCAGCAATTTGCTCCAGAAAAAACTAATgagagtttgactttttttttaaccaaaaattgtCACCTGGGAGAAGATGGCTCCTGTGTGGCCATGCTAACTGGACATGGACTGCTGTAAGGATTCCCCTTAAATGAAAAATGCCTAATTCTGACCTGCTAGTGAGCTATTTTCCTTTCTATACTCAACTGAGTCGGTTTGAGCCAAGTGTGATTTATGATAATCTTATAAATTTAACTAAACCCCAGAAGGGATTACTTCCCTGGTGGGAGTAGCAAAGATTACCTCCGTATCACCTTTGCAATAAAATCCAAAGCCTTTGTCTAGCTACAAAGCCTTCCTTGGTTGGACTCCTGCTTATCACCTTGACTTTCTGATGGTGATTTCTCCTTCCTTATGAAAcctggccacactggcctccctcTTACATCTGAAACAGGCCAAGTGCCTCCCCATACTTAAAGCCATTTCGATTGCCATTCCCTAAACCTTTAATGCTTGTCCACCTAATCTTTACAGGTTCATCCTTCTTACCTTTCAAATCATCTCTTCACAAAGCCCTTTCCAACCATTCTGTATCTTATCAGTCTATTTTAATTATCTGCACAGAATTTATTATgtcatatttcttctttactattcattttatgtttccattccccttcactagaatataagctccatgagaacaagGACCTTATCTTATTTGCTACTGTAGCCCCATTGCCAGCAGGCCCTTAATAAAATAcaggtaggaaggaagaaaggaaaggtggaagggaaagaggaagggaaggaggcagaaagagaaattgaattaAGGACACAGATAATGATTTATTGTCATGGAAGTTTGTGACGTTTTGCTCACCTAAATAAAATCCAACAACAGAATGAATGTGGAGCAAACATATACAAGAATCCTTTGTTGTCatgataaatggaatcatataaaacaGTGAATGAATTCTTGACTCTCTCTCCGCAAACCTGTTTCTCCCATAGTCTTCCCTATCCCGACTAGTTTGACAAACAAGACAGCTAATATCAGAACAGAATCTCAAGTTACTGCTCCCCCTGGCCTCTTCTCCCTTTTCAAAAGATCATCATTCATTTAGTTGTTCAGGCCCGAAACACAGGAAGCACCCCTGAGtcctttcttttcacatttaatttATCAGCAAGTATTAGGGCCTTTTTCTTTGACATAAATCCTGACTCTGATCACCTCGACACTTCCAACACCGCCACAGCCTCCTAGCTGGTTTCCCTACTTCCTCTCTTGGCCCATTTGAGTCACTACTTCCCACAGTAGCAAATATAGGTCAATTAACCTCACCTCcgtctgtttttaaaatgtttatttttgagagagtgagagagagacagagtgcaagcgggggaagggcagagagagagggagacacagaatccggagcaggctgcaggctctgagctgtcagcacacagcccaatgcagggcttgaactcatgatctgtgagatcatgacttgagccaaagtctgacacttaacggactgagccacccagttccccttatttatttttgagaaagagagagcatgagtgggggaggaggagagagagggggatagaggatcctaagtaggctctatgctgacagcagagaacctgatgtgggacttgaactcacaaatcgtgaaatcatgacctgagccaaagtcaaacacttaaccgactgaggcacccaggcgccccaaacctcaCCTCTTTATGCAAAACTACCAAAGCTTTTCCTATTCTACCTGGATTAATCTAAATGCCTTACCAAGATTAAAATGCTCTGACAATTTGGCCCCGGGCTGACCACCTGACTCATCTCCTGAGCACCCTGCCCCAGTCGCAGTGGCCTTCTTGTATTCCTGGAACATACCCAGCTCATGCCTGCTTTTTAACTGACATCCCATTTGTGTGGGAACTCTTGCTCCTAACTTTCACTTGCTCACTCACATTACTGATCATATCTCTGCTTAAATGCTGTCTTTGGTGATGTTCTTGGTGATTACAAGCTCAAAAAGTCCACCTGTCAATCTCGGTCTCCTTGTTCTGTATTTCTTAGCCTCTTCTTTTGCTTGAAATTACATTACACAGTTAGTCgatgtctgccttctctctgttggctccatgaaggcagggctTTGTGATCTAGAACACCTAACAtctccagcacccagcacagaacctgacagaGATAGAGTGTTCAGTTAGTGTtagctgaataaatgaatctctaattcctccttttctttaatCTTGCACTTCCAGTCTTATCAGCACATCAAAAGGGTTTTTTCAATTCCATTTCCAAAATTCTTCAGTTGTCCACTTCTTGCCATATGCCCTTGTAGAGAACCTTAATCTAAGGGCAACACCATCCCTCACCTGGATGATGGCAGGATCTTCCCTCTTGACTTGGTTTCCACCCCTGCCACCTTCTCATTCATGCTCCACAGAGAGGACAATGAAATCCACACTCCATGTGGGGTAACAAAGCCCTGTGCCatcctgctcactgtctctcccaCCTCACTTTGAAgtgctctccctccttttctcagtACTCCAGACACTCTggctttcattcctttttcttcaaacgtgttgaattctatttttttttttaatgtatttaacttgggggtggggagagacagagagagagagagagagagagagagagagagagaatgaatggggtaggggcagagagagaggtagagagagagagagtccgaagcaggttctgcactgtcagctcaggaccccacatggggctcacaaaccctgagatccttacttaagtggaaatcaagagtcagacgcttaactgactgagccacccaggtgccctgaactcTAATTTAACTCAGGGAGCTCCTTTACACTTTCCCCTCtacctggaacactcttcccccAGCTCTTTGAATGTCTGACTTCCTCTTACCCTTCAAGTCTCTACATAAATACTCCCTCCAGAGAGATACACTCACACCACTCTTCTAAAAGtatatttctcctctctctaAGTGCAATATATGCATGCATTACATGTAATAGAATAGAGACTAAGAGTGTGGcctctgggggcatctgggtggctcagtgggttgagaatctgacttcattttcagctcaggtcatgatctcacggttccgtggTTCCCTGGTtctggggttcgagccccacattgggttttgttctaacagtgtggagcctgctttggatactctgtccccctctcactgccccccttcccaaaaatgaataaacatttaaaaaaaaaagtgtgacctCTACAAACGCcgtttcaaatcccagctcctactccactacttactagctgtgcaaccttggaTTAGACACTTaacatttctgtctttctttatctgtaaaattggcTGATGATAGTAAGAATTAAATGTTAATATGCATAACGCTTATGGAACAATGCCTAGTTCTCAGTGAGTGTTCTGTTAGCTattctatttcttgtttgtttgaagtGTCTTATCTCCACTATATTGTAAGCTTTTTAGGGCAAAAACTTTATCAGTCTTGTTCACCATTGAATTCCTAGCACCAAACACAGTTTCTGGCATTAATAAGCCTTCAGGAAATATTGGTTAAAGTATGAGTTGCAAAAGCTACTTGGCAACTCGGAAAAAATCTTCGTGATATATTATCAAGTTAAAAAGACAGGTTATAAAACATTATGTATAATAGAATCACAGTTTTGTAAAATATGTGGAAGGACAAACATCATGGTAACAGCATCTCTGGTTTTTATATTCTTACTTTGCTTATGTGTATTATCTGATatatacagttaacccttgaacaatgccGAGGTTAGGGGCACTGATCCCATgcaataaaaaacttctgcatgtaacttttgattcccTAAAAACTGAACTTGATTCCCCAAAAACTTTACTACTAGCcttctgttgaccagaagccttactgataatataaacagtagattaatacatattttgtgtatgaattatatactgtactcttacaataaagtaagctagagaaaagaaagtgttaagaaaatcagaagagaaaacagtattgtatgtatatttattggAAAATCTGTCTGTAAGTGGTTGGTCAcgtagggctggggcaggggagggagccatggcCCTGGCCCGGAGACGGCAGTGTTCTGCAGTGGCCCCTGGGGTGACTGTGGACAGCAACAACAGCCTGGAGCTGTGCCGCCCACCTCTGGCCATCCGCACTCTGGGCGTCTTCCTCCACTtcagcccagcctcctgcccgTGAGGCACCTTGGGCACATGGGGTGACCCGCAGCCCAGCCTGGTCCTGGCCTTTGGGGGCCACCCAAGGTACTCAGAGGGCAGCCGTTACGACCTCTGTGCCAGTTGCCTTGTACTGGGTCTCAAAGAGACCGGGGCAGGCAGTTGTGAATAAATGGCTCGTGGCTTTTGCTCTCAACTCGTAACAAAactttaaattccacatagaagtaGACCCCCATGGTTTgtacccgtgttgttcaaggatcaactgtgcttctatgttgtttttaaactgagaaaacaagttaaattacattttagaaaagaggCTTAACAGAACCGTAGAGGCTTTATAACTGTTTTTCAAGGACGCATATAGTTGTTTGCATGGGAATCAGCAAAAAATCTGTGTAAAATAAGGGTTCATAATGTAACCAGTGGCAGCAGTTTCATCAGAATAATATCCATCTtggaaatataatggaaaaaatttcactcaaaataatcagaaaaatataacagTTAAATAAACCCAAATGTGTGGGACTTAAAGAAACTGTAGttcttttgttactgttgttgaaGTATAATCGACACACAATATCCTCTTAGTTTCTGGTGCACATTACAGTGCTTtggtatttttatacattatgtcacgaaatgctattacaatatgactaactacattccctatgctgtatattacattctcatgacttatttattctatgGCTCGAGGTTTATATACCCCTTAATCCCGTTCATCCATTTTGTCTGCTCCCAACCGCTCCTCCTCAGTTAACCAGCACTTGGAGAAACTACCCTTCTTTgtagagaaacaaaggaaacttGAATGGACACATTCCCTATTCTAAAAGGAAAGAGCGCTATTGTAAAACTCTCGATTCCCTCTAATTCATAATGTAGAGGAAAGCCAATCAAGATCTCATTTGGCCTTTTCTGAAATTTGACATCTACTCTAAGTGtatgaagaaaaagagacaaaattagACAATGGTATTTTGCAAAGGAATAAGGGGTCAAGCATTGAAAATTTTGTCATCAAATATTTcaaacttaaggggcacctgggtggctcagttggttaagtgtctgactttggctcaagtcatgatctcatgggttgtgagttcaagccctgtgtcagcctctgtgctgacagctcagagcctggaccctactttggattctgtgtctccctctctctctgcccctccccagttcgtactctgtctctctctcaacaataaccactaaaaatttttttaaaaatatttcaaagttaaaaCAATTTAAGAAGAGTGGCACTAGtagattgttttaaaaacaccATAAATACACATGTAGAAACATATATAAGATACGGCAAAGGAAATATTCAGGCCAGTGTAGTTATTTGCAGGGAGGCAAAAATTCCAATTAAATACGACAAATCCCTGCCCTTTGCAATTTTTTTGGGTAGGGATTAAAGCATGAATTAACTTGACTGAGTACAGTGGACTCTGGAATAGACTAATTTCAAATCTTGCCTCGGCTACGCGGGAGCTACCCAACTTTAAGCAGtgtactttcccctctccctaaGTCTCAGTTTTTCTCCTCTGAAAGATGGGAATAGTAACACCACCTGCATTAGAGGACTGTTGTGTGGATTCAGATAGGAAGAGCTCAGAACAGGGCTGGCATTTGGAAAGcctcaataaacattaacttttaaaattaagtagtGAAACcctaaaatatctagaaaaaaaatgtgtgcgtATATTTATGACAGAGGTATTAGGGGAgtatctaaaggaaaaaaaaagaacaggtgcATAAAAAcactttctgttgtttgaagTACACCTTCCTTTTAAATTGCTGTACACCTACCTGGCTGGCTATTTGTGATGCAGCGTTACAGGCTTCAatgctggtttttttgtttttggggggttttggggtgtttgttcttttttatttctagcatatCACTTGGTCTTGGACTTTTACTAACAGAGGAATCAGAGCAGGGAGAAAATGGGACATCTCAGGAGGGCTGCCCCTTCAGTAA encodes the following:
- the LOC123601252 gene encoding ubiquilin-3-like, which translates into the protein MARAREEAGDSRLVSCREPSSRIIRVSVKTPQDCQEFMLAENSSVHHFKKQISKRLHYNTDQLVLIFTGKILRDQDILSQRGILDGTTVHLVVRTHLKGTPPGPGTLLGPTGHCVHRSGRSTSDSAGMLARLGRLAQRSPDLADFLGQMAQLLMVFSEDPMVQGLANEKAANASHAPVSSRPVQKSEPALKALETLQNPARQQQLLQADKRGLEALKAVPGGDNAMHPVCSDIQQLMLFTLAPLLASKGHNPSSELYKEEANAHSSTDTTTNIPTASAPARPFAQKVSAEEVTQARSVASNQANSGYGTGMPDVSLGQDLLFQDGQQPTGKTTLTGQLRPSPSALHRTLHVLQQNPAFLHQLATGSPLRHHMPLLSILTNPRALQALIQIEKGLQILSKEVAGLGPYLWGQGRPHGTRQCPEARAGGQGQRADSIQPTLAVLQLLHALDNACFQSTQSSLPSSPLTEGLYQRELEHLRAMGFTYRDANLQALMATGRDSHAATDRMLGVPEAQVPPADAPSAPPHGEGGKGRGKGGERK